One region of Oncorhynchus nerka isolate Pitt River linkage group LG22, Oner_Uvic_2.0, whole genome shotgun sequence genomic DNA includes:
- the LOC115105394 gene encoding heat shock protein beta-1, with the protein MTERRIPFSLLRTPSWDPYRDWYQGNRLFDQSFGMPTHAEGLPSFSSTHWPGYMRPALGHDLSSAGFMPSMMPHQQSAMMPLVPMMPQAPMMVQAPMMAQAGAASYSRALSRQLSTGMSEIKQTQEAWKVTLDVNHFSPEELVVKTKDGVVEITGKHEERKDEHGFVSRCFTRKYTLPPMADAEKVTSTLSPEGVLTVETPLNRQAIKAAEISIPVAMGSSKTKPYDMTTRKGSGNEEEE; encoded by the exons ATGACAGAGAGACGCATCCCCTTCAGCCTGCTCCGCACCCCTAGCTGGGACCCCTACAGGGACTGGTACCAGGGCAACCGACTCTTCGACCAGTCCTTCGGTATGCCTACCCACGCAGAGGGGTTACCTTCCTTCTCCAGCACCCACTGGCCCGGATACATGCGCCCCGCCCTCGGCCACGACCTGTCCTCTGCCGGCTTCATGCCCTCTATGATGCCCCACCAGCAGAGTGCAATGATGCCCTTAGTCCCAATGATGCCCCAAGCCCCAATGATGGTCCAGGCCCCTATGATGGCCCAGGCTGGGGCAGCATCGTACTCCCGCGCCCTTTCCCGCCAGCTCAGCACTGGCATGTCTGAGATCAAGCAGACCCAGGAGGCCTGGAAGGTCACTCTGGACGTCAACCACTTCTCCCCTGAAGAGTTGGTAGTCAAGACCAAGGATGGCGTGGTAGAGATCACTG GCAAGCATGAGGAGAGGAAGGACGAGCATGGATTTGTGTCCAGGTGCTTCACCAGGAAATACAC ACTGCCCCCTATGGCTGATGCTGAGAAGGTGACATCCACCTTATCTCCCGAGGGAGTGCTGACCGTGGAGACTCCTCTGAACAGGCAGGCCATCAAGGCTGCAGAGATCTCCATCCCTGTCGCCATGGGCAGCAGCAAGACCAAGCCCTACGACATGACAACGAGGAAGGGAAGTGGCAATGAAGAGGAGGAATAA
- the LOC115105393 gene encoding 14-3-3 protein gamma-1 isoform X1 translates to MVDREQLVQKARLAEQAERYDDMAAAMKSVTELNEALSNEERNLLSVAYKNVVGARRSSWRVISSIEQKTSADGNEKKMEMVRAYREKIEKELETVCRDVLNLLDNFLIKNCNETQHESKVFYLKMKGDYYRYLAEVATGEKRVGVVESSEKSYSEAHEISKEHMQPTHPIRLGLALNYSVFYYEIQNAPEQACHLAKTAFDDAIAELDTLNEDSYKDSTLIMQLLRDNLTLWTSDQQDDEGGETNN, encoded by the exons ATGGTTGATCGCGAGCAACTGGTGCAGAAAGCCAGGCTGGCCGAACAGGCTGAACGATATGATGATATGGCAGCAGCCATGAAATCG GTGACAGAGTTGAATGAGGCCTTGTCCAATGAGGAGAGGAACCTGCTCTCTGTGGCCTATAAGAATGTGGTAGGGGCGCGGCGCTCGTCCTGGCGCGTCATCTCCAGCATCGAGCAGAAGACCTCGGCGGACGGCAACGAGAAGAAGATGGAGATGGTGCGCGCGTACCGCGAGAAGATCGAGAAGGAGCTGGAGACCGTGTGTCGGGACGTGCTCAACCTCCTGGACAACTTCCTGATCAAGAACTGCAACGAGACGCAGCACGAGAGCAAGGTGTTTTACCTGAAGATGAAGGGCGACTACTACCGCTACCTGGCCGAGGTGGCCACGGGCGAGAAGAGGGTCGGCGTGGTGGAGTCCTCTGAGAAGTCCTACAGCGAGGCCCATGAGATCAGCAAGGAGCACATGCAGCCCACCCACCCTATCCGCCTGGGTCTGGCCCTCAACTACTCCGTGTTCTACTACGAGATCCAAAATGCACCTGAGCAGGCCTGCCACTTGGCCAAGACCGCCTTCGATGACGCCATCGCTGAGCTGGACACCCTGAACGAAGACTCCTATAAAGACTCTACCCTCATCATGCAGCTGCTACGAGACAACTTGACACTCTGGACCAGCGACCAGCAGGATGACGAGGGTGGTGAGACCAACAACTAG
- the LOC115105393 gene encoding 14-3-3 protein gamma-1 isoform X2 yields the protein MVDREQLVQKARLAEQAERYDDMAAAMKSVTELNEALSNEERNLLSVAYKNVVGARRSSWRVISSIEQKTSADGNEKKMEMVRAYREKIEKELETVCRDVLNLLDNFLIKNCNETQHESKVFYLKMKGDYYRYLAEVATGEKRVGVVESSEKSYSEAHEISKEHMQPTHPIRLGLALNYSVFYYEIQNAPEQACHLAKTAFDDAIAELDTLNEDSYKDSTLIMQLLRDNLTLWTSDQQDDEGERERERERERERESERERERERERERERERERERERERERERERERERERERERERERERERGRAREREGERGSKHSMMMQQQDCSHCLQI from the exons ATGGTTGATCGCGAGCAACTGGTGCAGAAAGCCAGGCTGGCCGAACAGGCTGAACGATATGATGATATGGCAGCAGCCATGAAATCG GTGACAGAGTTGAATGAGGCCTTGTCCAATGAGGAGAGGAACCTGCTCTCTGTGGCCTATAAGAATGTGGTAGGGGCGCGGCGCTCGTCCTGGCGCGTCATCTCCAGCATCGAGCAGAAGACCTCGGCGGACGGCAACGAGAAGAAGATGGAGATGGTGCGCGCGTACCGCGAGAAGATCGAGAAGGAGCTGGAGACCGTGTGTCGGGACGTGCTCAACCTCCTGGACAACTTCCTGATCAAGAACTGCAACGAGACGCAGCACGAGAGCAAGGTGTTTTACCTGAAGATGAAGGGCGACTACTACCGCTACCTGGCCGAGGTGGCCACGGGCGAGAAGAGGGTCGGCGTGGTGGAGTCCTCTGAGAAGTCCTACAGCGAGGCCCATGAGATCAGCAAGGAGCACATGCAGCCCACCCACCCTATCCGCCTGGGTCTGGCCCTCAACTACTCCGTGTTCTACTACGAGATCCAAAATGCACCTGAGCAGGCCTGCCACTTGGCCAAGACCGCCTTCGATGACGCCATCGCTGAGCTGGACACCCTGAACGAAGACTCCTATAAAGACTCTACCCTCATCATGCAGCTGCTACGAGACAACTTGACACTCTGGACCAGCGACCAGCAGGATGACGAGGGTG agagggagagagagagagagcgagagagagagagagagagcgagagagagagagagagagagagagagagagagagagagagagagagagagagagagagagagagagagagagagagagagagagagagagagagagagagagagagagagagagagagagagagagagagagagagagagagagggagagcgagagagagagagggagagagaggcagcaagcaCAGCATGATGATGCAACAGCAGGACTGCAGTCACTGTTTGCAGATCTAA